A stretch of Nitrospiria bacterium DNA encodes these proteins:
- the larC gene encoding nickel pincer cofactor biosynthesis protein LarC, with amino-acid sequence MKIAYFDCFSGVSGDMILGAMVDSGLELSRLKERLNQLPLKGFELKTRSAQRGPYIGTKVDVIVQPQKQKSYEIRELENVIRHSRLDDSTKKTVGAILERWIKAEIKAHGSAKGLRFQADQAIDLLIDIVGCVLGLSLMGIDEVMASSLNLGSGLVNVHGQKVQVPAPTTVELVRGFTVYSSGPQQELTTPTGAAIITTLVTTGGPFPEMRLQKVGYGAGSHEFNNWSNMLRMLVGESHQTTHADRMILLETNIDDLNPQVYEHLMERLFAAGALDVYLTAITMKKGRPGILLSVLAEQHQAAALSEIVFQETTTLGVRQIDVQRRKLPRASQKVETRFGPVQVKVVTRSGGQQKRLPEYQDCKRIAQETGLPLRQIMDELEETLNPVSRAPRSGPAGGSS; translated from the coding sequence ATGAAGATTGCGTATTTCGACTGTTTCTCGGGAGTCAGCGGCGATATGATTCTGGGGGCGATGGTGGATTCGGGACTTGAACTTTCCCGTCTCAAAGAGCGACTGAACCAGCTTCCCCTCAAGGGGTTTGAGCTCAAGACCCGCTCGGCCCAGCGGGGACCTTATATCGGAACCAAAGTGGATGTGATCGTCCAACCTCAAAAGCAAAAATCCTATGAGATTCGCGAACTGGAAAATGTCATCCGTCACAGCCGGCTTGACGACTCGACCAAAAAAACGGTCGGCGCGATTTTGGAACGATGGATCAAGGCCGAGATCAAGGCCCACGGCTCGGCCAAGGGCCTGCGTTTCCAGGCCGATCAGGCCATCGACCTTCTGATCGATATCGTCGGCTGCGTTCTGGGTTTGAGCCTGATGGGGATTGACGAGGTGATGGCCTCCTCGTTGAATCTGGGCAGCGGCCTGGTCAACGTCCACGGGCAAAAAGTTCAGGTTCCGGCTCCCACCACCGTGGAGCTGGTCCGGGGGTTTACGGTCTATTCCAGCGGGCCCCAGCAGGAATTGACCACGCCGACCGGCGCGGCGATCATCACGACGCTCGTCACCACCGGCGGACCTTTTCCCGAAATGCGCCTCCAGAAAGTCGGCTACGGCGCGGGCAGCCACGAATTCAACAACTGGTCGAACATGCTCCGGATGCTGGTGGGGGAATCCCACCAGACAACCCATGCGGACCGGATGATTCTGCTGGAAACCAACATCGACGATCTTAATCCCCAGGTGTATGAACACTTGATGGAACGGCTTTTCGCGGCCGGCGCGCTCGATGTTTATCTGACGGCCATCACGATGAAAAAGGGACGTCCGGGCATTCTGTTGAGCGTGTTGGCCGAACAGCACCAGGCCGCGGCCCTCTCGGAGATCGTGTTTCAGGAAACCACCACGTTGGGAGTCCGGCAGATCGACGTCCAGCGTCGTAAATTGCCGCGCGCTTCCCAGAAAGTCGAAACCCGTTTCGGCCCGGTGCAGGTCAAGGTCGTCACCCGGTCCGGCGGGCAGCAAAAACGACTCCCGGAATACCAGGACTGCAAACGGATTGCCCAGGAAACCGGTTTGCCGCTCCGGCAAATCATGGATGAACTGGAAGAAACGCTCAACCCGGTTTCCCGCGCGCCCCGATCCGGTCCGGCCGGAGGCTCTTCGTGA